A stretch of the Mycolicibacterium celeriflavum genome encodes the following:
- a CDS encoding lysophospholipid acyltransferase family protein yields MEPVFYTLEVLVKAAVRVNGIPITYHGLEHIPASGGAVIAINHTSYVDWLPAALAAHYRKRRLRFMIKEEMQHVKVVNYLISRTGTIPVDRSAGAGAYAVAVERLRAGELVGVYPEATISRSFELKGFKTGAARMAREADVPIVPLIVWGAQRLWTKDHPRRLGRSKIPITVEVGKPLRADDSMERTLQNLRTAMTELLHEAQRDYPSPKGAFWVPRRLGGGAPSPDEAKALDEAELAERARKRAEREAKSRR; encoded by the coding sequence CGGTCAGGGTCAACGGGATCCCAATCACCTACCACGGTCTGGAGCACATCCCCGCCAGTGGCGGTGCGGTGATCGCGATCAACCACACCAGCTATGTCGACTGGTTGCCCGCGGCGCTGGCAGCGCACTACCGCAAGCGGCGGCTGCGTTTCATGATCAAAGAAGAGATGCAGCATGTGAAGGTCGTCAACTACCTCATCAGCCGCACGGGCACGATCCCGGTGGATCGCAGTGCCGGGGCCGGCGCCTACGCCGTCGCCGTGGAGCGGCTGCGGGCAGGCGAGCTCGTCGGTGTCTATCCGGAGGCCACGATCAGCCGCAGCTTCGAGCTCAAGGGCTTCAAGACCGGCGCTGCCCGCATGGCGCGGGAGGCCGATGTGCCGATCGTTCCGCTCATCGTATGGGGCGCCCAGCGGCTCTGGACCAAAGACCATCCGCGGCGCCTGGGCCGCAGCAAGATTCCGATCACCGTCGAGGTGGGTAAACCACTGCGGGCCGACGACTCGATGGAGCGAACGTTGCAGAACCTGCGCACGGCGATGACCGAGCTGCTGCACGAGGCGCAGCGCGACTATCCAAGCCCGAAGGGCGCCTTCTGGGTGCCGCGCCGGCTCGGCGGTGGCGCACCGTCGCCCGACGAGGCGAAAGCGCTCGACGAGGCAGAACTGGCCGAGCGGGCCCGCAAGCGCGCAGAGCGGGAAGCCAAGAGCCGCCGGTGA
- a CDS encoding Cof-type HAD-IIB family hydrolase, producing MTLPLLIASDVDGTLLDDDEKVSARTRAAVTAAVAADTKFVLATGRPPRWVQPVVDELGFAPMAVCANGAVIYDPATDRIVSARTLTTDVLGELADIATRAIPGAGLAVERVGRSAHDAATPQFVSSPGYEHAWLNPDNTEVSLEDLLSAPAVKLLIRKAGARSADMAAELVKHVVSQGDITYSTNNGLVEIMPIGISKATGVAELAGPLGIAAEEIVTFGDMPNDVPMLQWAGLGVAMGHAHPDALAAADEITSTNNDDGVARVLERWWM from the coding sequence GTGACCCTCCCGTTGCTGATCGCCTCCGACGTCGACGGCACGTTGCTGGACGACGACGAGAAGGTCTCCGCGCGCACCCGGGCGGCGGTCACCGCCGCGGTCGCGGCGGACACGAAGTTCGTGCTGGCCACCGGTCGCCCGCCGCGGTGGGTGCAGCCCGTCGTCGACGAGCTGGGCTTCGCGCCGATGGCGGTGTGCGCCAACGGTGCGGTGATCTACGACCCGGCCACCGACCGGATCGTGTCCGCGCGCACGCTGACCACCGACGTACTCGGCGAACTCGCCGACATCGCGACACGGGCGATCCCGGGCGCGGGCTTGGCCGTCGAGCGGGTGGGGCGCAGCGCTCATGACGCCGCGACTCCGCAGTTCGTCAGCTCACCGGGCTACGAACACGCCTGGCTCAACCCGGACAACACCGAGGTGTCCCTCGAGGACCTGCTCAGCGCACCCGCCGTCAAGCTGCTCATCCGCAAGGCGGGCGCACGCAGTGCCGATATGGCCGCCGAGCTTGTCAAACACGTTGTCTCGCAGGGTGATATCACGTATTCCACGAATAACGGTTTGGTCGAGATCATGCCGATCGGCATCAGCAAGGCGACCGGCGTGGCGGAGTTGGCCGGTCCGCTCGGCATCGCCGCCGAGGAGATCGTGACGTTCGGCGACATGCCCAACGACGTGCCGATGCTGCAATGGGCCGGGTTGGGTGTCGCCATGGGGCATGCCCATCCGGATGCGTTGGCCGCGGCCGACGAGATCACCTCGACGAACAACGACGACGGCGTCGCGCGGGTGCTCGAGCGGTGGTGGATGTAG
- a CDS encoding N-acetylmuramoyl-L-alanine amidase — translation MLPMAVYGLPGDGPDRATASEAPRLAQQPLTGLPGGETIREVHQDTPFSLVALTADDFAGTTARVRAKKADGTWGPWYEAEPLEGVGPQTPAAGPRGTEPVFVGRTTTVQIAVTRPPDAATTPQPAPAQGPGLGYLPASVEQSIGQNLNAVLISPPQAPPVDTLPPPSAVNAPGVPPNIINRSQWGADESMRCGDPRYDSGIRAGVVHHTAGSNEYAPQDSAGIVRSVYEYHTRTLGWCDIAYNALVDKYGQVFEGRAGGITKPVEGAHTGGFNRDTWGVAMMGNFEVVPPTPIQLRTTARLLGWRLGLDHVDPRGTVVLASSGGSFSAFPTGATPKLPSIFTHRDVGATECPGNAAYALMDHIRDIAARFNHPPGPDDLSESLRGGAIFAQWEAMGGMKSPLGRPTSLEAAGEGGARYVTFERGAVYWSPQSGAQPVTGEIYKAWGALGFERGALGLPTSAEIQAPLWIVQNFQHGTLNFDRENGTVTRVFDGIPVELPKPTADTAPVQLERFTPPISS, via the coding sequence ATGCTGCCGATGGCGGTCTACGGCCTACCGGGTGACGGGCCGGACCGGGCGACGGCCTCGGAGGCGCCGCGACTCGCGCAGCAACCGCTGACCGGCCTCCCGGGCGGAGAGACGATCCGCGAGGTCCACCAGGACACGCCGTTCTCGTTGGTCGCGCTGACCGCAGACGACTTCGCCGGCACCACCGCCCGGGTGCGGGCCAAGAAGGCCGACGGCACGTGGGGGCCGTGGTACGAGGCCGAGCCCCTCGAGGGCGTCGGCCCCCAGACTCCCGCTGCCGGTCCGCGCGGCACCGAACCGGTGTTCGTCGGACGCACCACCACCGTGCAGATCGCCGTGACCCGTCCGCCCGATGCGGCCACGACCCCGCAGCCGGCACCTGCGCAGGGGCCCGGCCTCGGTTACCTGCCGGCCAGCGTGGAGCAGTCCATCGGGCAGAACTTGAACGCCGTCCTGATCAGCCCACCGCAGGCGCCGCCGGTCGACACACTGCCGCCGCCGTCGGCGGTGAACGCGCCGGGCGTGCCGCCGAACATCATCAACCGGTCGCAGTGGGGTGCCGACGAATCGATGCGGTGCGGAGACCCCCGCTACGACTCGGGAATTCGCGCCGGAGTCGTGCACCACACCGCCGGTAGCAACGAATACGCGCCCCAGGACTCTGCCGGCATCGTCCGGTCGGTCTACGAGTACCACACCCGCACGTTGGGCTGGTGCGACATCGCGTACAACGCGCTGGTCGACAAGTACGGACAGGTTTTCGAGGGGCGCGCGGGCGGCATCACCAAACCGGTCGAGGGAGCGCACACCGGCGGCTTCAACCGCGACACCTGGGGTGTGGCGATGATGGGCAACTTCGAGGTGGTCCCGCCGACACCGATCCAGTTGCGCACCACGGCCCGATTGCTCGGGTGGCGACTCGGACTGGACCACGTCGATCCGCGCGGTACTGTTGTGCTGGCCTCCTCGGGTGGGTCGTTCTCGGCGTTCCCAACGGGCGCGACACCGAAGCTGCCCTCGATCTTCACCCACCGCGACGTCGGCGCCACGGAGTGCCCCGGCAATGCGGCGTATGCCTTGATGGACCACATCCGCGACATCGCCGCCCGGTTCAACCACCCACCGGGGCCCGACGACCTGTCCGAATCACTGCGCGGGGGCGCGATTTTCGCGCAGTGGGAGGCGATGGGCGGGATGAAGAGCCCGCTGGGCAGGCCGACGTCATTGGAGGCCGCCGGCGAGGGTGGCGCCCGCTACGTCACATTCGAACGCGGCGCGGTGTACTGGTCACCGCAGAGCGGCGCGCAACCGGTCACCGGCGAAATCTACAAGGCCTGGGGCGCATTGGGCTTCGAGCGTGGCGCGCTCGGATTGCCGACCAGCGCGGAAATTCAAGCACCGCTTTGGATTGTGCAGAACTTCCAACACGGCACGCTGAACTTCGACCGCGAGAACGGCACCGTGACACGGGTGTTCGACGGCATCCCCGTCGAGCTCCCGAAGCCGACGGCCGACACGGCGCCCGTGCAGCTCGAGCGGTTCACCCCGCCGATCAGCAGCTGA